Below is a window of Humulus lupulus chromosome 9, drHumLupu1.1, whole genome shotgun sequence DNA.
tggtcatataaaacatcccatcgaacagcaacaggccatactccattatccttggcctatgggtatgaagctatgttgcctattgattTAGATCCGCCATCACACCGAAGGTTGAGACGTTAATAGCCAGTTATTGATTGAATCTCTAGATTTGGTCAATCGAAAggtgtgagcaagcccaacttttAGTaacagcttaccaacaaaaggtcgcccggtagctcaactctaaagtacgtgaaagaaaatatAATGTAGGTGatttagtacttagaagagttttcctcagcACCCGCAATCAAGCTGCtagagtacttggacctaactcggaagggccataccaaatcgaagaagtccttcaaccaggcacctacaagcttgcttgcttaaatggagatcttgttcctcattattggaagaacacctgcgcaagtattaccaataagcAGTTCtctttaaagaattggcttgtattaatttaaccttttacaagtttatgaacaagggtcagtcagtcatatgactgatcgcttataagtgtaagatcatttcttGATCACgcatacagacacgattgtccatttattacgagaaataaaaggaactgtgcacagccagttattcttgccaattattgtatttattacaagtatttgctcattacgtgtgttgttttgctatattttacAAGTGTTTATTACGAGCAGAAATGtgcgaacaggtcttggtcaaggcaagtgacagaggaccttaagctcctcaatcacttggggggcatataaggtaccagGCAAGCAAAACAAatcaacaagtatatgtaaacacacgagcaaaataagggaaagcatactacgatacttagagtatttttcaaaattttgtttaaattttgtcaaataaaaacaaagtgctatgctaagttcggtcatgcgaactgatgttataataaaatacaaatattataatatcaaaatgaaatccTTTACACCACGAGTAGttgctgctcagatgtaattgtcaGTTAAAagaaagctgcccgtgcagcaataaaataataagttgtcttgacatcatgAATCGTAGCTTATGTGTCTTAAAATGtaaattaaacttaaataaaaaaaacaggaGAGATTATGAAGTAGTCGAAGGATCTTGTTGAGGCTCTTGTGGTTGATGGTCGACTGAGGGCCCAGCATCTTTGTTGACACCCTCAATGCCTGTTGCTAAGGATATCTCAGGAGATCCCTGAGccttctcttcctcttccagGCGAGCAGCACACTTCGCCAATTCAGCCTCCCTTATAGGATCAGGTAGATAATTAAAGTCAGCCTTGGGGTTCTTTTCCAAAACATGTAAAAGCAATGGAATGCCGCTCCCTCGTACTTCTCCAGGTTGCGTGCGTTAATCTCCTCAACGTCAGCAACCTCTTTCTGGCTGATTTCCAACTTCGATTGAAGTTTATGGGCTTCTCAGTAGTTTATCAGCGAGGCTTCCTTGTACTTATCCTTGGAGGCAGTAATTTTGGCAACAAAGTCCTCCTTCTTTTTCaattcctcctcaagcttggcgatTTTGGCCTCAGCTATTTGCAACTCTTCTGCATGCTTGGCCTCGGCCTCCTTAAGCTTCTCGGTGTGCTTAGCCTTGGCTATTTTGAGTTGCTCGGTATGCTTGGCCTTAGCCATTCTGAGCTATTCACCAAGCCTCTTCTCATACTGAGCAGTCAATGCCCCTGAGCGGCGCCAACCAGTACTCATGGTTAAAACTCTCTGCGATCAGAAAAAAGATAAAACTATTAGTGGGAATAAATCGACAAGACAAAAAAATAAAGCTCAGCAAGAATGGTGACTCACACTGAACACTTCATTCAGCGCACGGTTAAAGATCTGGTCGACTTCCAAAGATTCAGTGTTGTTGATGGCCTCTCGGTGCGTCGGTGCCTTGATAGCTTTGTCAACCTATCTTTGGCTAAGCTGAGAGCCATATTCATAAGGGCTTCTCCTGGAACTTTTTCTGGCTGACCAGGAGGAACCTGGTCAGTGGAAGTTGGAGGAGTTGTGTCGGCGGGAGCTGGAGGAGGATTATGGTCGACAGGGACTGGAGGAGGAGTCGTCTCTTTTGAAGGAGTTGGTGTAGGATGGCCCTCCGTCTGAGCCATCTTTGCAGAAGGGTCACTGCAGCCTTCCCCAGGCTGGCACCGGTTCAATTTCTTCGTGCTCGTAGGAGGAGAGGAAGTGGGATTAGTGTACAAGTGGAATGCCCTCTCGGCAGGCATGTCTGCAAAAAAGAAGCATACGATCAGTCAGGGCAAGTTGTCATGCATAAAAGACAAACAACACAGAGAGAagaaattacaagtaaaatactcaagctacaactactggtcgctacattatttattatactactgctacactcactctctaccttgaagaagtctgaatttacactaggcgtgtatttaaagttgttgTTGTTataaaaagcttatacaggatctttatttattttcatgtatatctaatattaaacaaattaatacaagatagcctaaaacatgtttctaaaattgaattcaaagagaaacaaataatataatacttacagtatacgcagcggaattaagagtccttccttcagtttctctaactcttgtatcctttctatcgcaaagtattatcaagaaactgaaccgatcttctattttcttcacaatcttccaatgtatccttagaaccacctagactagtgtgggcaattctcaacacatgagatagatatagagagaagaagagaaaatagcaaagtggcttagaaaaggacttgtgtttagagagaatataaaactatcagaaaatctgaattgtgacttatctgtcgtctctgaaatc
It encodes the following:
- the LOC133799943 gene encoding lysine-rich arabinogalactan protein 18-like; translated protein: MPAERAFHLYTNPTSSPPTSTKKLNRCQPGEGCSDPSAKMAQTEGHPTPTPSKETTPPPVPVDHNPPPAPADTTPPTSTDQVPPGQPEKVPGEALMNMALSLAKDRLTKLSRHRRTERPSTTLNLWKSTRSLTRVLTMSTGWRRSGALTAQYEKRLGE